The following are encoded together in the Microcaecilia unicolor chromosome 12, aMicUni1.1, whole genome shotgun sequence genome:
- the LOC115482063 gene encoding olfactory receptor class A-like protein 1 — translation MDFSSTIMIILFLLQTSIGAPTNIFILMAYAHISHAEKDLKPIDVILCHLVFANMLGLVTRGLPQIMSDLGLNNIRNDASCKLLIYTYRTSRGVSICVTSFLSVYQAITLAPSTTQWLFLKSRAKKYLIPNIVGSWLFNMLLNAYTLRILHAQGNGTIPEAQYNVGFCYSKITVPSLALCFNIIMNGHDVFFVGLMLSCSVYILYVLKRHRDQVQYIHSTRQNSKVTAERTAAKNVITLVSLYVLCFGVDTGFLVYSGTLLIVPPLLSQIRVFISSCYALLSPFVIISFNKKIYRRLRYSQKEERMEHINTN, via the coding sequence ATGGATTTCAGCTCCACCATCATGATCATCTTGTTCCTCTTACAGACCAGCATCGGTGCTCCAACTAACATCTTCATCCTGATGgcttatgcccatatcagccacGCTGAAAAGGATCTCAAACCCATAGACGTAATTCTGTGCCACCTGGTCTTTGCCAACATGCTTGGACTCGTAACAAGGGGACTACCACAGATAATGAGTGATTTGGGGTTAAATAATATACGTAATGATGCCAGCTGTAAACTGTTGATTTATACCTATAGGACTTCCCGTGGTGTTTCTATATGTGTAACGAGTTTCCTCAGTGTATATCAGGCCATCACTCTCGCTCCTTCTACTACTCAATGGCTGTTTCTTAAATCAAGAGCAAAGAAATATCTTATCCCTAACATTGTAGGTTCTTGGCTGTTTAATATGTTATTGAATGCATATACTCTCCGTATTTTACATGCTCAAGGAAATGGTACCATTCCAGAAGCTCAATATAACGTGGGGTTCTGCTATTCAAAAATAACGGTTCCTTCTCTTGCTCTATGTTTCAACATTATCATGAATGGTCATGATGTTTTCTTTGTGGGTCTCATGCTCAGTTGCAGTGTTTATATCTTGTATGTTCTGAAGAGACACAGAGACCAGGTTCAGTATATCCACAGCACAAGACAGAACTCAAAAGTGACGGCGGAGAGAACGGCAGCCAAGAACGTCATCACACTGGTCTCCCTCTATGTCCTCTGTTTCGGAGTTGACACTGGCTTCCTGGTTTACTCAGGAACACTGTTGATtgtccctcccctcctgtcccagATCAGAGTGTTCATCTCCTCCTGCTATGCTTTACTTAGTCCTTTTGTAATAATTAGTTTTAACAAGAAAATTTATAGAAGATTGAGATATTCCCAAAAAGAGGAGAGGATGGAACATATTAATACTAACTGA